A stretch of DNA from Nitrospira sp. KM1:
GGCATGTCGACGGCACTGGGAACCGAGTTCAATGTCCGGCTTCACCGATCGGCGACAACCGTCACCGTTGTCGAAGGGGTGGTGCAGGTGTCGCAGCAACGAGATCAGGCTCACGTCTCAGCACCAGTGCGCGTGCATCCCAGGGAGACCGTGAGTTATTCCAAAACTGGCGGCATAAGCGCCGTCGTTCCGAGCGATGAAGTGATGAGCCTTGCCTGGCAGCGTGGTCAATTGGTCTTCAACAAAAAACCCCTGGCGGAAGTCGTCGAGGAATTGGACCGCCAGTGGACCGGCCACATCTTCGTGGCCGGCACTCAGCTCAGACAGCTTCCGGTCAATGGTGTGTTCGACATTCATGACGCATCCTCCGCCGTGCGGGCTATCGAACGCATCCTGCATGTCCGCTCGGTGACTCTCCCGCTCAATGTCATTGTGATCTATTAAGGAGCTGGCTCCGCCTTGCGGTGCCTGTCCGGTTCTCCCGCGCCGTTAACGATACGCACGCCTTCAGAGGTCGCCTCCAAAAAAAGTTTTAATAGCCGGTGTGGGTTCAGTTTGGCTGTCCGTTGTATCGCTATGAGATCAGCGGTCAACCTCTAGCCAAGGAATGTTCATGCGGCCTTTCGGCGTCAGCGTTTCACTAATCGTGAGAATCGGTGTCTTCTGCCTTCTGGCCTTGGGGTGGGGGTTTTATGATGTGCGGCCTGCCGCTGCGGCAGAGGAGAATCAGTCCTCCAGCTCTCGCCAGTTCGATATCGATGCCCAACCACTCGGCTCGGCCGTCGCCGCGTTTGCTGCCGCGACGCGGTATCAGGTGCTCTATGGCGAGGGGATCCACCAGGACACACCGACCAAGGGAGTCAAAGGCACGTTCACCCCGGAAGATGCGCTGAAACACCTTTTGGAGGGAACTGGAGTCACCTACCGGTTTACCGACGATACGACGTTCACCCTGGAACGGGATTCATCGTCCGGTCTGCCAGGCTTGGTGGGAGCCGGGGCAGCGGGCGTGGCTGCTGGCTCAATGGCTGCCGCTGATGGATCTGAGGAAGCGGCTCAATCTGTTCAGAAGCCGGTGAAGGTGCCGGAGATTACGGTCAAGGATGTGAAACAACGCGATGACGATGCGAAGTCCTATGTCGCCGAAGATGCCAGCACAGCGACTCGAACGAATACCCCGCTTATCGATGTGCCCAGTTCGGTTGAAATTGTAACCAGAAAAGTTATGGATGATCAGCGAGCTGTGAGATTGGAGCAGGCTCTTCGCAATGTCAGCGGAGTGGTCACCAATGAGATCGTCGGGCGGGGAATCAACAATGACGTCACGGTCTGCCGCGGGTTCGCCTGCGGATATTTTAAGAACAACCTCCGCAACGACAATGGCCAGCAAGTGCTGACCTATCGTGATGTCGCCAACATTCAACGTCTGGAGGTTCTGAAAGGGCCGCCATCCGTTCTATATGGACGCAGTGAGCCGTCCGGCATCGTGAACATCATGACGAAACAACCCCAGGAAGAAAAGTACGCGTCGCTCGAAGCGATCTTCGGCAGTTATGGCCTCTACCGGCCAATGGTCGATATCACCGGACCGCTTAACGAGGAAAAGACGTTGTTGTACCGGGTCAACGCCGCCTATGAAAACTCGGAGAGTTTTCGCGACATCGTACGCGGCCAACGATATTTTGTCGCGCCGGTCTTCACCTGGAAGATGGACAACAAGACCACGCTCACGATCGAAGGAGAATACATCAAGAACTATGCGACATTCGATCCGGGCCTTCCGGCGCTCGGATCAGGAGCGCCTGCCGTGCCGAACAGCCGGTATTTGGGAGAGCCATTTGCCCATCAGGATACGGAAGAAGGGCGAGCGGGGTTTGTGCTGACCCATCATCTGAATAGCAGTTGGCGCATCGAGAGCCTGATGCGGGCTGATGTGACGCACAGGCGTACCCTGGCGGTCTTCACCAACGGGGTGCTGCCAGGCAACCAACTGGTGAGTCGGTCCGCGCAAGATACGATCAGCGATGCCCACAGCTATTATTGGCGGAACGACGTCATCGGGAACGTGGCGACGGGATCGGTGAAACACACTGTGCTTGGCGGAGTCGAACTGGGCAGGCAGGATCGTTCTTCGGCGCTGGGCGGGATTCTGATCAATCCTCTGAACATGTTCAATCCGGTGTACGGCCAGAATCCTCCCCTCAATATTCCTATTACGAACCGGAGCGATGCCTTTGCGAATGCCGCCGGCGTCTATCTCCAAGACCAGGCGGCGTTGCTCGATAATCTGCATCTGTTGATCGGCGCCAGAGGCGACTACTTCTATCAGCACAGTAGCGCGGGTATTGCGGCAAGAACGGAGACGAAGGCGGAGAATTGGGCGTTCAGTCCCCGGATCGGCATGACCTTCCAGCCTGTAAAGCCGGTTGCTATTTATGCCAATGTCACTCGTTCCTTCAATCCACAGTTCAACGTATTGGGCAATGCGGACAACCAATTCAACCCGGAGACGGGGACTCAGTATGAAGCCGGCGTCAAAACCGATGTGGTTCCAGGTCGCTTGACCAGCACGTTGGCGTTTTACCGAATCGTGAAGCGCAATGTCGTGACCGTGGATCCATTCAATCCGTTGCTGTCGGTTCAAACGGGGGAACAACGCAGTCAGGGCATCGAGTTCGACGTTGCGGCGCAATTGTTACCGGGATGGAAGGTCATCGCAACGTATGCCTATACGGATGCACGAATCACGTCCGACAATTTCTTTCCAGTCGGAAACCGTCTGCCGTTGGTGGCACGGCATACGGGTAGTCTCTGGTCGACCTATGACTTTCAGGCGGGGCTCCTTGAAAATTTCGGCGTCGGCGGCGGTCTGTTTGCCGTGGGCGAGCGTGCCGGTGATCTGAATAACACCTTCGAAATTCCAGGGTATGTGCGGGCGGATGCGGCATTGTACTATCGAAAACCAGACATATTTACGCATACCAATTTGATAGCCCAATTGAATGTGCAGAATGCGTTTGACCAGCCCTACTATACCGGCGGGGCTGGGAATCGGTCGGCCGGTTTCTTTCCGGGTGCTCCCCTGAGTTTCATCGGATCCGTTAAATTGGAATTCTATTGATGAACGGAGGCTGATTGAACTTCCTAGGATTTAACAGACACCGTTGAGAGGCAGATTAAGGAGCATTCTACATTGTGGTCGGCGGCCGAAGTCCACATGGTCGCGAAACTCAGAATGTCCCCGTTCGTCAGCCGTGGAGGGTTCGTTTCTTCTCTGCTCTGACAGGAGGAGCGTTCACAGTTCTTCGTACACACTCCGACGGGGCCAGCAAAGATGACATCAATGCAGGATTCACGATCATCGAGCCGATAGATGATGCGATACGTCCGAATGCGATAGGCCCGCAGCCCGGCTAATTCAAACCTAAACGCATGTCCGGCAACTTGGTGCTACGAGAAGTTCTTTGATCCCCTGCATGATCTCGCGCTTGACTTGAGGATCGAATTTCTACACGCTCGGTGGCTTCGCGAGTATAGCGTGCCCGATACCTATTCACACGCCCATGGTTGGGCTCGTTGTGAAGCCGTGGCACCATGTATCAGTCTGCGGAAACTACATTGAAGCTCTGCAACAGGGTTCCACGGCACCGCTGACGGCCGCCAATGCAGACGAAGTCTTTGCACCATTTGTCTCGAAAGGATATGAAGCTGGCGTCAAGGCGGATCTCGGCCGCATTGCCTCCACATTGGCGGCCTTTCAGATCACAAGACCGAGCGCTTTCGTCGACCCTTCGACCAATGTCTTCGGCGTTGATGGTGACCAACGCCATCGTGGATTGGAGTTCAGCGTCTTCGGCGAGTAATGGAGGGTGTTCGCCTTCTCGGCGGCACCAGCTCTATCGACGCCGAGTTGACGAAGACTCAAGGTGGTCACCAGTCGCGTCACACGCCTCCTCGCAATATGTTAATTTTGCAAATACGCAGAAGACTCGAGAATGGACCCAATGGGATTTCGGTGCTCGATATCGGTTTGAGCGACCTGGCGGCAAACCGATCACAGTTCGCCTCAATATCGACAACCTGCTCAACACGAACGCATGGTACGGGGGAAATTTCGCTTCTGGCTGGATCACTGCACGCGATCCACGCACCTTCTTGCTCTCGGCGACCTTTGATTTTTGAAATGCGAATTGACAACTTCAGGCGAGGCAGGCTGTTCCTGAAAGCAACGTGATAGGTCCGCATGTCTCTGTTTTCCTGAACTCCATAGGAGAGTTCTCACTCACTCTCGCGATTTCTGGAAACGGAACATTCCTTTTCCCAAATGGTTGTGCTAGCCATGGTAAGAAACGAGGTATGCTGGTCAGATGCATGCTACAGACCCTCGCACCTTCTGCTCTCGGCCACATTTGATTTTTGATGATCGCGATGGACGGCCCGGGGAGACTGGCACTTTTCCGATCAGCGCCTGCCTCCCGTTACAAAGAGCGGGACTGGCACCGGCAAAGCCGCAAGATTTCGAGGGGCGGGGATCAAAGAGGCTGGAATCTTTTCACGACCCTTTCTTGAACATATCGTAGTCGTAAATCGACTGATGATGACCGATGTAGCGAAGCTCGACATGGTTGGGGTCGAGAAATTTGAAGATGACACGATACGCGCGATCGACTCGAAGCTCCAGACCTCGTGATGCTTGGGATGTAATTTATCGCTGTGAAGGGACGGATGAAAAGGATTCTCTCGGAAGAGGTCGGTCTTGGTGGAGGCTTTCCGCTGAATGGGCTTGGGAAGTTTGGCGAACAGTTTGTCGAAGGTTGCCGTCGTCGACAGTTCGAGCATGATCGGCTAGGCGATCAGTTCTCGCAGCGACTTGCGTTTGGTCACCCTTCCCGCACGGTGGTCCTTTTCGGATGCGTCCAACGCGCTCAGAAATTCTCGGCGATAGAGACCGATCGAGTTGCAGAACGACTCAAAATTCTTTTTCGAGACCTCGAATTGAAACCTGTTGCGCGTCCGCTTCACGACTTTTGCGGCCAAGGTCATAATGTTGTGATTGTTTCGTGTTCCGGTGCAGAGGACAATCCTTCGACAATCAATGGAGAGAGGGCATGATCCATTGGCGCGAGAGGGATCGTACCCGGCTCGATACGGAATGGCAACCGGACGAATGAATGTCAAGGCAGTTATTCCAGTTGTTAGGTGATATTGATGGCGGTCGCGGCGGAGCAGTCAGGACTGTCTGATCGGATGGCAGTTTCAATGTCTAACCGACAGTGGCCCAGTGTGCTCGCACGGATCCTGCTCGTGGTGGTCGGTGGGTACGCGGCCGCTGCCGGTTGTGTCGCCGGATTGTCCGCGGCGTTGACCTTAACAGGTATGGAGAGGAGCGATGCGGTTGTCCTCGCCTCCATGCTTGGTTTTCTCGTTTATCTCGTGCTGCTTCTCTGGGGCTTCACCGAACGCCGGCTCTGGCGGCTCGGCCTTTGCCTCGCCTTGTGGATCGGCGCCGGCTTTGGTTTCGCGCGACTGATCGGATTATGATGGAGATTGGCTGCATGGACCGTCGCCACTCCTTGTCCTGGCTAGCTAGCTCAGGATACGGGACGGGCATACCTATGGCTTTTGCCGATTTCCCCGGGGGACCCTGATATGGAATCCTCGTTCCGCCGTTCCATGGATTGGCTGCACACATGGGCGGGCATCATTTTTGGCGCGTTGCTCTTCGCCATTTTCTGGATGGGCACACTGGCGGTTTTCGACAGGGAGATCGACAGGTGGATGCTGCCGATGACCCGGCGGGCGGCTGTGGAGTCCGCCATCTCGTTTGAGCAACTCCGGCCTTTCCTCGATACGGCAGCTGCCGTCAAGGCGCCGAATTGGTCCGTCGTCTTCCCGACGGACCGCCAACTCGTGCCGTCGGTGCACTGGCGAAAGGGAGAGGAGCAGATCCGGCGCTATTTGGATCCCGCGACGGGAATACCGCTGCCCGGTCCCGGCTCCTGGGCAGGCTCGCAATTCCTCTATCCGTTCCATTATATGCTGCACATCAAGCTGTGGCAGTTGGGGATGTGGATAGTCGGACTGGCTGCCATGGCCATGTTGGCGCTCTGTGTTTCCGGCATCGTCATTCATCGCACGCTCATCGCCGATTTCTTTACCTTTCGGACCCGCGGCAAGCCGCTCCAGCCGATCCTGGATCTTCACAATGTCACCGGCGTGCTCGGTTTGCCGTTTCATGTCCTGATTACGCTGTCCGGCCTGATCATCTTCTTCGCCAATTATTTCCCGATCGGGTGGCAAGCGACCTATCCGACTCGTGAAGCCTTCAACGCGGACGCCTTCGGCACCTATAGCCGCCCAAAGCTGAAGCAACCAGGGTCGCTGGCCTCGCTCGATGAGATGATGAGAGAGGCGCAGCGGCGCTGGCAGGGAGAAGCGCCGTCACAACTAACGGTCTTCCATCCCGGCGATGCCGCTGCCTATGTGCGAGTCGTCCGGCTCACGCACGATCGGGTCACGCGCCAAGTAGACAGCGTATATTTCGACGGCGCAACGGGCCAATTGCTCCAACAGAATTCCGCGCTCCGTCCGGTCATGACGACGCAACGGTTTATTTCGGGTCTGCACTTCATTCAATTTCGGCATTGGACGCTGCGGTGGCTCTATTTCGTGCTCGGTCTGTCCGGCTGCGTGCTGATTGCGACCGGCTCGTTGTTCTGGATGGAGACGCGGCGCGAGCGGCATGCGCGGTCGAATCTCTCCGGAGTCCGCCTCGTCGAGGGGGTGACGATCGGCAGCGTGACGGGCCTCATTCTCGCTACACTGGCATTTTTCGTCTCGAACCGCTTGCTGCCGCTCGAGGCCACGTTGCTGGGATACGACCGCGCGGCCTTGGAAGTTTGGATCTTCTATCTCACCTGGCTGATCACCTTTGCGCATGCATGGCTGCGGCTCAAGCAAGCCTGGATCGAACAGTGCAGAGCCATCAGCGGGCTGGCTATTGCCGCGGTATTCTTCAACTGGCTGACGACCGGCGATCACCTCGTGTCGAGCTTGGCATCCCGTGAGCTCTGGCCGGTGGCGGGAATGGATCTCCTGTTGCTCGTGAGCGCGCTCACGGCCTGGCTCGCCGCGCAGAAGCTCCGGTATCGCACAGTGCCGCACCAGCCCCGTCATGAAGCCATGCCCGTCGCCGAGCCGCAGGGCTTCGGATAAGGCATGGCCGATGTCCTGTCTCTCGGCGCACTGTTCGGGTTGATCTTTACAGGGCTCATGCTGCTTGCGCTGAGTCAGAAGCACCACTGGCGCGCGCTGCGAGGAACCTCCCCGCGGCCTCGCACGCGGATCCTCGTACATCGCGTCATTGCCGGATCACTCCTGGCGTTGAGTCTCCCGCTCACCCTTTGGCGTGACGGCCCAGGCTTCGGCTCGCTTCTCTGGGGCACGCTGCTCTCGATTGCCGCATACACCACGACGATGATTCTCAGCCGTCGTCCCGGTTGGCTGAAGGCCGTTGCACGGCTGCTCTAGCAGAGGGCTGCCCTCCGTAATCCGCTCATTGTCAGCTCTCTGAGTTATCGTGTTCCGGAAACGGAACATTCCTTTTTTAAGATTCTCTGTGCTAGCGTGGCCCGCTCGCAAGGAAGGGTTTTGTTATTGCGGAGGAGTTATCTTGGCGACGGAAAAGGATCTGGGCGCGTTGTTTCTTGCGCATGAGCCCGAGCTGCGCGCCTATCTGACGCGAAAACTCCGCTGTCCGCATATGGCTGCCGATTTTACGCAGGAAATATTCTTGCGTTTTGCCGAATTGCCCGCAGCCAACGTCATCGACAATGTCCGATCGTACCTCTATCGCACCGCGCACAACCTGATCATCGATCACTTTCGTAAGGAGGAACGGCAGCAAACCTTCTCGACGGATCATGAGGCGCTGCTGGCCATTCCGAAGGAAGCCACCGCGATCGACGATGCTCTGGCCGCCCAACAAGAACTGTTGCGTCTTCAGACGGCTGTACAGCACTTGCCGGCTCGGACACAGTTGGTGTTCAGGCTGAATCGGATCGAAGGCCTGACGTATACGGAAGTTGCACGCCGCCTGAAGATTTCCGAAAGCTCCGTTCAGAAACATCTGACGAAAGCGCTGGCGCACGTGATGAAGTGTCTTGAGACGTAACGGGATGAGATGACATGATGAGTGCGGTTTCCATTATGAAATCACGCGAGGATCTACAGGCCGAAGCGGCCGAATGGGTCGTGCGGCTCGGCGCCGAATCCGCCACCGATGAAGATCGTGCTGCCTGTGTCAAATGGAAGGGACAGAGTGCAGCGCATCAGGCGGCTTTCGATTATGCCGATCGCACATGGCGCCACCTGGCGATGTTGGATGCCACTCCGGTCGCTGTCCAGTCTTTGGCGATTCAGCCTCACACGAGGCGATCGAGGCGGGTGCAATGGCTGGGACTGGCGGCCTGTTTTGCCGGTCTTGCCATCGTACTGTTTCTGCAGTTCGATGCGCTGCGAACGATGGTCATGGCCGACTACCGGACAGGCAGCGGGGAGCAGCGCCAGATCTCGTTGCCCGACGGCTCTACCGTTTTCCTCAATACCGCCAGTGCAATTGCGCTTCGTTTTGATGACCACGCGCGACGGGTGGAACTTTTGAGCGGAGAGGCGCTGTTCGTCGCAGCTCCCAAGCAAGGTTCTGAATCCCGCCCGTTCGTCGTGACCGGAGGCGAGGGGAGTGTACGTGCTTTGGGAACGCAATTTATCGTACGCCGGTTCGAGCACGCGGACGAACTGACTGTCATCGAACACTCTGTCGAAGTGTCGGTCGATCGCCACACGCAAGCTGCGGCTCCGGTTATCGTCGAGGCCGGCCAGCGAGTACGGTATGATGGCCGGTCTGGCCCCGGCTCAGTTGCTGATGTGAACATCGAACAGGTGACTTCATGGCAGCGGGGCCGCTTATTGTTCGATCGTATGCCGCTGGCGGAGGTCATAG
This window harbors:
- a CDS encoding RNA polymerase sigma factor gives rise to the protein MATEKDLGALFLAHEPELRAYLTRKLRCPHMAADFTQEIFLRFAELPAANVIDNVRSYLYRTAHNLIIDHFRKEERQQTFSTDHEALLAIPKEATAIDDALAAQQELLRLQTAVQHLPARTQLVFRLNRIEGLTYTEVARRLKISESSVQKHLTKALAHVMKCLET
- a CDS encoding DUF3325 domain-containing protein — protein: MADVLSLGALFGLIFTGLMLLALSQKHHWRALRGTSPRPRTRILVHRVIAGSLLALSLPLTLWRDGPGFGSLLWGTLLSIAAYTTTMILSRRPGWLKAVARLL
- a CDS encoding TonB-dependent receptor domain-containing protein, with the protein product MVGLVVKPWHHVSVCGNYIEALQQGSTAPLTAANADEVFAPFVSKGYEAGVKADLGRIASTLAAFQITRPSAFVDPSTNVFGVDGDQRHRGLEFSVFGE
- a CDS encoding TonB-dependent receptor; this encodes MRPFGVSVSLIVRIGVFCLLALGWGFYDVRPAAAAEENQSSSSRQFDIDAQPLGSAVAAFAAATRYQVLYGEGIHQDTPTKGVKGTFTPEDALKHLLEGTGVTYRFTDDTTFTLERDSSSGLPGLVGAGAAGVAAGSMAAADGSEEAAQSVQKPVKVPEITVKDVKQRDDDAKSYVAEDASTATRTNTPLIDVPSSVEIVTRKVMDDQRAVRLEQALRNVSGVVTNEIVGRGINNDVTVCRGFACGYFKNNLRNDNGQQVLTYRDVANIQRLEVLKGPPSVLYGRSEPSGIVNIMTKQPQEEKYASLEAIFGSYGLYRPMVDITGPLNEEKTLLYRVNAAYENSESFRDIVRGQRYFVAPVFTWKMDNKTTLTIEGEYIKNYATFDPGLPALGSGAPAVPNSRYLGEPFAHQDTEEGRAGFVLTHHLNSSWRIESLMRADVTHRRTLAVFTNGVLPGNQLVSRSAQDTISDAHSYYWRNDVIGNVATGSVKHTVLGGVELGRQDRSSALGGILINPLNMFNPVYGQNPPLNIPITNRSDAFANAAGVYLQDQAALLDNLHLLIGARGDYFYQHSSAGIAARTETKAENWAFSPRIGMTFQPVKPVAIYANVTRSFNPQFNVLGNADNQFNPETGTQYEAGVKTDVVPGRLTSTLAFYRIVKRNVVTVDPFNPLLSVQTGEQRSQGIEFDVAAQLLPGWKVIATYAYTDARITSDNFFPVGNRLPLVARHTGSLWSTYDFQAGLLENFGVGGGLFAVGERAGDLNNTFEIPGYVRADAALYYRKPDIFTHTNLIAQLNVQNAFDQPYYTGGAGNRSAGFFPGAPLSFIGSVKLEFY
- a CDS encoding type II toxin-antitoxin system RelE/ParE family toxin; protein product: MLELSTTATFDKLFAKLPKPIQRKASTKTDLFRENPFHPSLHSDKLHPKHHEVWSFESIARIVSSSNFSTPTMSSFATSVIISRFTTTICSRKGREKIPASLIPAPRNLAALPVPVPLFVTGGRR
- a CDS encoding FecR family protein, with the protein product MMSAVSIMKSREDLQAEAAEWVVRLGAESATDEDRAACVKWKGQSAAHQAAFDYADRTWRHLAMLDATPVAVQSLAIQPHTRRSRRVQWLGLAACFAGLAIVLFLQFDALRTMVMADYRTGSGEQRQISLPDGSTVFLNTASAIALRFDDHARRVELLSGEALFVAAPKQGSESRPFVVTGGEGSVRALGTQFIVRRFEHADELTVIEHSVEVSVDRHTQAAAPVIVEAGQRVRYDGRSGPGSVADVNIEQVTSWQRGRLLFDRMPLAEVIAEINRYRRGRIVIMNSDLATRRVSGVVMIDKVDDSLSIIASELGARTASLTSYLTLLY
- a CDS encoding PepSY domain-containing protein codes for the protein MESSFRRSMDWLHTWAGIIFGALLFAIFWMGTLAVFDREIDRWMLPMTRRAAVESAISFEQLRPFLDTAAAVKAPNWSVVFPTDRQLVPSVHWRKGEEQIRRYLDPATGIPLPGPGSWAGSQFLYPFHYMLHIKLWQLGMWIVGLAAMAMLALCVSGIVIHRTLIADFFTFRTRGKPLQPILDLHNVTGVLGLPFHVLITLSGLIIFFANYFPIGWQATYPTREAFNADAFGTYSRPKLKQPGSLASLDEMMREAQRRWQGEAPSQLTVFHPGDAAAYVRVVRLTHDRVTRQVDSVYFDGATGQLLQQNSALRPVMTTQRFISGLHFIQFRHWTLRWLYFVLGLSGCVLIATGSLFWMETRRERHARSNLSGVRLVEGVTIGSVTGLILATLAFFVSNRLLPLEATLLGYDRAALEVWIFYLTWLITFAHAWLRLKQAWIEQCRAISGLAIAAVFFNWLTTGDHLVSSLASRELWPVAGMDLLLLVSALTAWLAAQKLRYRTVPHQPRHEAMPVAEPQGFG